A single genomic interval of Pseudomonadales bacterium harbors:
- a CDS encoding polysaccharide pyruvyl transferase family protein — protein sequence MKPFLLGFAPCIDSSPFMSTDGAFRSVGENTGNLAFCYAIDRQLGGGLSSFLWHTPASVIDAQAGIGVITLANQLGAHVDYSYLVKGFRAIQSPLVGIGLGAQAGSADVVPEVPKGTLDWIRAIQDRSLHGAPNIGVRGDYSLSVLEHYGLGKRALVTGCPTLFINPDVNLGGLIASRFVATGTGCVAVSAGHQRWHHLQRIEASLAAIAMASGGAYVTQSPLEMVTLGRGDFDGLDEGTEAALRAYIAPQMSLHEFRAWATSHAQAFFSAAAWMEYLRRFDFVVGTRIHGVMLGLQSGIPGLCVAHDSRTRELCETMKVPFVMASQVLQGMTRDDLTTLFDFDPDAFDANRRARARDYVEFLRSNGLVPDSYLVKLADSGRANA from the coding sequence ATGAAGCCATTTTTGCTCGGATTTGCACCGTGCATCGACTCGAGCCCGTTCATGTCGACTGATGGTGCGTTTCGTTCCGTCGGAGAGAACACCGGGAATCTTGCGTTCTGTTACGCGATCGACAGGCAGCTTGGCGGGGGGTTGTCGAGTTTCCTGTGGCATACGCCGGCCTCGGTAATCGATGCGCAGGCAGGTATCGGGGTCATCACGCTCGCCAACCAACTGGGTGCGCATGTCGATTATTCCTATCTCGTGAAAGGATTTCGTGCGATTCAGTCGCCTCTGGTTGGAATCGGGTTGGGGGCTCAGGCTGGAAGCGCAGATGTTGTTCCGGAGGTTCCGAAAGGCACCCTTGACTGGATCAGGGCGATACAGGACAGGTCGTTGCACGGCGCGCCGAACATCGGTGTACGGGGAGACTATTCCCTGTCGGTGCTGGAGCACTACGGGCTCGGGAAGCGCGCACTGGTAACGGGATGCCCCACATTGTTTATCAATCCCGACGTGAACCTCGGGGGATTGATTGCATCGCGGTTCGTTGCGACCGGGACCGGGTGCGTTGCGGTCTCGGCCGGTCATCAACGGTGGCATCACTTGCAGCGGATCGAAGCTTCACTCGCGGCGATTGCAATGGCATCCGGCGGAGCCTATGTGACCCAGAGCCCGCTCGAAATGGTGACGCTCGGGCGTGGCGACTTCGATGGACTGGATGAGGGAACTGAAGCAGCATTGCGAGCGTATATCGCACCCCAGATGTCGCTGCATGAATTCAGGGCATGGGCAACCTCACATGCGCAAGCCTTCTTTTCAGCTGCAGCGTGGATGGAATACCTGCGGCGCTTTGATTTTGTTGTAGGAACCCGGATTCACGGGGTGATGCTCGGGTTGCAATCAGGAATTCCGGGCCTGTGTGTGGCTCATGATTCCAGAACCAGAGAGCTTTGCGAAACGATGAAGGTTCCGTTTGTCATGGCGTCCCAGGTCTTGCAGGGAATGACGAGAGACGACCTTACGACACTGTTCGACTTTGACCCGGATGCCTTTGATGCCAACCGCCGTGCGCGAGCGCGAGACTATGTGGAGTTCCTGCGGAGCAATGGACTCGTTCCGGATTCCTATCTTGTAAAGCTGGCCGACTCCGGACGGGCGAACGCTTGA
- a CDS encoding CatB-related O-acetyltransferase encodes MDVLARLREKGLILARNPPRLDPASRFELPCVIQADLAPMNRITVGAFTGIYGGRLGHCSIGRYCSIAPGVDIASDQHPTDWFSTSMIQYVSNVHGWGDWLLAQGEAYCEPVVSFNSNSPVEIANDVWIGKNAIVKSGVKIGNGAIVAAGAVVVRDVPPYAIVAGVPGVIKRFRFSNEVIDRLLRLEWWRYNIMGVRALDPRNVADVLDRLEGMIGEGNLTPFQGIELAAREFQTP; translated from the coding sequence ATGGATGTCTTGGCCCGTTTGAGAGAGAAGGGACTTATTCTGGCCCGGAATCCTCCGCGTCTGGACCCCGCCAGCAGGTTCGAACTACCTTGCGTCATCCAGGCGGATCTGGCACCGATGAACCGGATCACTGTGGGTGCGTTTACCGGTATATACGGTGGCAGGCTCGGTCACTGCTCGATTGGTCGGTACTGTTCTATCGCCCCCGGTGTCGACATCGCGTCTGACCAGCATCCGACTGATTGGTTCTCCACTTCGATGATTCAGTACGTTTCCAATGTGCATGGGTGGGGAGACTGGCTGTTGGCGCAAGGAGAGGCTTATTGTGAACCGGTTGTATCGTTCAACTCGAACTCACCGGTCGAAATTGCGAACGATGTCTGGATTGGCAAGAATGCGATCGTGAAATCGGGCGTGAAGATCGGAAATGGAGCAATCGTCGCGGCGGGCGCGGTGGTGGTTCGTGACGTCCCGCCGTATGCCATCGTGGCCGGGGTGCCGGGCGTAATCAAGCGATTTCGCTTTTCGAATGAGGTGATCGACCGTCTCCTGCGGCTCGAATGGTGGCGCTACAACATCATGGGTGTCCGGGCCCTGGATCCTCGGAACGTTGCGGATGTGCTTGACCGGCTGGAAGGCATGATAGGCGAGGGCAATTTGACGCCTTTTCAGGGAATTGAGCTTGCAGCAAGAGAGTTCCAGACACCATGA
- a CDS encoding glycosyltransferase family 4 protein: MKIVVFSHAHPVFSKGGGELAAYYLWQGLDSHPEHQAWFIGRGQPEIMHKFTTLAAIGERDYLVAGNAGIPELVATTPLDPDSDIAELLKSIQPDVVHFHHYVHLGIEMIRVVRQACPRARIFMTLHEYIAICMNNGQMVKTDGKLCHRYSPRECHLCFPHVSPEDFFLREQYIKSFFRLVDTFISPSEFLRDRYVAWGIAPERIVVIENGLPEGERIELRSLRSGEVRGRFGYFGQINPYKGVDVVLEAFSRLPKRIRKQVTLDIFGSGLGNQPPPFQEKIDTLLRECKDTVRLHGPYEPEEMPRLMEEVDWVVMGSIWWENSPLVIQEAFKYGRPIITPDIGGMAEKVRPGCGGLNYRARDGVSLAGVIQRVVEEPDLFERLRGTLPEYSGIGDVTERHLRLYGETLTSMDSL, from the coding sequence ATGAAAATCGTTGTATTCAGCCATGCGCATCCCGTATTCAGCAAGGGCGGTGGAGAACTGGCGGCCTACTATCTGTGGCAGGGTCTGGATTCACATCCGGAACATCAGGCGTGGTTCATCGGACGTGGTCAGCCGGAAATCATGCACAAGTTCACGACGCTGGCGGCAATCGGAGAGCGTGACTACCTGGTTGCCGGCAATGCCGGAATTCCGGAGCTGGTGGCAACCACGCCGCTCGATCCCGATAGCGATATCGCCGAGTTGCTGAAGAGCATCCAGCCCGATGTGGTGCATTTCCACCACTATGTGCATCTGGGCATCGAGATGATTCGTGTCGTCAGGCAGGCCTGCCCGCGTGCGCGGATATTCATGACGCTGCATGAATACATCGCGATCTGCATGAACAACGGTCAGATGGTAAAGACCGATGGCAAGCTGTGTCATCGCTACAGTCCACGCGAGTGCCATCTGTGTTTTCCGCATGTTTCGCCAGAGGATTTCTTTCTGCGCGAACAGTACATCAAGAGTTTCTTCCGGCTGGTCGATACTTTCATTTCGCCGAGCGAATTCCTGCGCGACCGTTATGTGGCGTGGGGTATCGCTCCGGAGCGCATCGTCGTCATCGAGAATGGCCTGCCGGAGGGGGAAAGAATCGAACTGCGTTCGCTGCGTTCAGGAGAAGTGCGCGGCCGCTTCGGCTACTTCGGCCAGATCAATCCGTACAAGGGCGTCGATGTGGTCCTGGAGGCATTTTCACGCCTGCCGAAACGGATTCGCAAACAGGTCACACTGGATATCTTCGGCTCGGGGCTGGGCAATCAGCCTCCACCTTTCCAGGAGAAGATCGATACGTTGCTTCGCGAGTGCAAGGACACGGTTCGCCTGCACGGTCCCTACGAACCCGAGGAAATGCCGCGTTTGATGGAAGAGGTCGACTGGGTGGTGATGGGGTCGATCTGGTGGGAGAACTCGCCGCTGGTCATCCAGGAGGCATTCAAGTACGGTCGGCCGATCATCACGCCGGATATCGGCGGCATGGCAGAAAAGGTCAGACCCGGCTGTGGCGGGCTCAACTACCGCGCGCGCGACGGTGTGTCGCTGGCGGGAGTGATCCAGCGCGTAGTGGAGGAACCGGATCTGTTCGAGCGATTGCGTGGTACCTTGCCGGAGTACTCCGGGATCGGTGATGTCACAGAGCGACATCTGCGTCTCTATGGGGAAACTCTGACTTCAATGGATTCATTGTGA
- a CDS encoding glycosyltransferase family 2 protein: protein MAEDRTASHEAQAFSAAAASSQIIRMADAAPLRGHADFACLSDDGGLAVIGWYTDPERQVKGFALLRKEDGGLLKKDRYSAALLDPNGDPCAVARVPRADVAQALSVQEDNFGFVLVVRAVNPNDQLAFALSDGRYVRLPLVLSGSPEEMKSMLHRCWAHSGAALLHLLESKLGKESTLAQVLAGMTDDRKSQSAAIERPDLVEAYVDRAYALGDDGLLMYGWRIVPWDKPVSVSVVDGSGRSVEVGHRFVDTLRKDVAEAYRSKYPRMDAWCGFVCHATMPTSVGEARILRFDFGPTGSVDLKIPTGKRDIDGVELMREMLGMIPAVDQSRHILHRLFENGLGVALDTVNRGRPVFAGTVDTCQFGAFNETADISVIVPLYGRFDFLRHQLAQFADDSDFKRVDLIYVVDDPNIVSETIALAARYQALFGIPFRILSYGENRGFAGANNIGVRHAIGETVVLLNSDVIPQAPGWISTLTNALRTLPDAGIVAPLLLFGDGSVQHAGMYPRMDAALPGFLLNTHRGMGFVWNGDTQPFEAPMLTAACIAMRKQDYDEVGGFDEGYLVGDFEDSDLCLALRKRGKRLWMVPEVRLWHLERQSQNLGNVVGQRQLITLFNGWRYQQKIRKGVLTDPRGVELAG from the coding sequence GTGGCAGAAGATCGTACAGCGTCTCATGAGGCCCAGGCTTTCAGCGCAGCCGCCGCCTCAAGTCAGATCATCCGGATGGCCGATGCCGCGCCGCTGAGAGGGCATGCCGATTTCGCGTGTCTTTCCGATGATGGCGGCCTGGCGGTGATCGGGTGGTACACCGATCCGGAGCGGCAGGTGAAGGGATTCGCGCTGCTCAGAAAGGAAGATGGCGGTCTGCTCAAGAAGGACAGATACTCGGCGGCGCTTCTCGATCCGAATGGTGATCCATGTGCAGTTGCACGAGTGCCGCGTGCCGATGTCGCCCAAGCACTGTCTGTGCAAGAGGACAACTTCGGGTTTGTGCTCGTCGTGCGTGCGGTGAATCCGAATGATCAGCTTGCGTTCGCATTGTCGGATGGCCGTTACGTCCGCCTGCCGCTCGTGTTGTCCGGGAGTCCCGAAGAAATGAAATCGATGCTGCATCGCTGTTGGGCTCATTCCGGTGCTGCATTGCTCCACCTGCTGGAGAGCAAGCTTGGAAAGGAAAGCACACTGGCACAAGTGCTTGCTGGTATGACGGACGACCGCAAGTCGCAGTCGGCGGCAATCGAACGGCCGGATCTGGTTGAGGCTTACGTCGATCGCGCCTACGCGCTCGGTGATGACGGGCTTCTGATGTACGGCTGGCGAATCGTGCCTTGGGACAAGCCGGTTTCCGTTTCGGTGGTCGATGGCAGTGGGAGATCCGTGGAGGTTGGTCACCGATTTGTCGATACCTTGCGCAAGGACGTTGCCGAGGCGTACCGCAGCAAATACCCGCGGATGGATGCCTGGTGCGGTTTTGTGTGCCACGCGACCATGCCGACCAGCGTGGGTGAGGCACGTATTCTTCGATTCGATTTCGGGCCGACGGGTAGTGTCGATCTGAAGATTCCAACCGGCAAGCGTGATATCGACGGAGTCGAGTTGATGCGAGAGATGCTTGGAATGATCCCTGCCGTGGATCAATCGCGCCACATACTGCATCGTCTCTTCGAAAATGGATTGGGCGTTGCCCTGGATACGGTGAATCGTGGTCGGCCTGTCTTTGCTGGCACGGTCGATACCTGTCAGTTCGGTGCATTCAACGAGACAGCGGATATATCCGTCATCGTGCCCCTGTATGGTCGTTTTGATTTTCTCCGTCACCAGCTTGCGCAGTTCGCCGATGACAGCGATTTCAAACGCGTCGATCTGATCTATGTCGTCGATGATCCAAATATAGTCAGTGAAACGATCGCATTGGCTGCGCGATACCAGGCGTTGTTCGGGATACCGTTCCGGATTCTTTCCTATGGCGAGAACCGGGGCTTTGCCGGCGCCAACAATATCGGCGTGCGTCATGCGATCGGCGAGACGGTGGTGTTGCTGAATTCGGATGTGATTCCGCAGGCGCCAGGCTGGATCTCCACATTGACGAACGCGCTGCGCACGCTCCCGGATGCGGGAATCGTGGCGCCGCTGTTGCTGTTCGGTGATGGATCCGTACAGCACGCCGGCATGTATCCTCGCATGGATGCGGCACTCCCGGGCTTTCTCCTGAATACCCACAGAGGCATGGGATTCGTGTGGAACGGCGATACGCAGCCGTTTGAAGCACCGATGCTGACCGCAGCATGTATCGCAATGCGCAAGCAGGATTACGACGAGGTCGGCGGTTTCGACGAGGGGTACCTGGTCGGTGATTTCGAGGATTCCGACCTCTGCCTCGCGCTGCGCAAGCGCGGAAAGCGGCTGTGGATGGTGCCGGAGGTGCGGCTCTGGCATCTGGAGCGGCAATCCCAGAATCTGGGCAATGTAGTCGGTCAGCGGCAGTTGATCACCTTGTTCAATGGCTGGCGCTACCAGCAAAAAATCCGGAAGGGTGTATTGACCGATCCTCGAGGCGTGGAGCTTGCGGGATGA
- a CDS encoding sulfotransferase, producing MKKFIFVAGCARSGTGALAQLLSASDDIVMGMERFGHLESKGSFSLTPEHFEKERFFDVRDGDTFYGNFDEFHRHDRKIREKFDSCIYIGDKRPELYECYDEIFQIFRDAVVFFIYRNIREVASSYQGRVTERNNWPADKNFRAAVMEWNRSLFLTREAIRKGYNIKCVDYESVFLNHDRLNVIFSTLGLVLDADGWERANAVIARSEQLNKERVNLLSADEEDFVAENAKEFLVRDIEKSNILRL from the coding sequence ATGAAAAAATTCATTTTTGTGGCCGGCTGCGCCAGATCGGGAACCGGTGCGCTGGCGCAGCTTCTCTCCGCGAGCGATGACATCGTCATGGGGATGGAAAGGTTCGGTCACCTGGAAAGCAAGGGCAGTTTTTCTTTGACACCGGAACATTTTGAAAAGGAAAGATTTTTCGATGTCCGGGATGGCGATACGTTCTACGGGAATTTCGATGAATTCCACCGCCATGACAGGAAAATAAGGGAGAAATTCGATTCATGCATTTACATTGGTGATAAAAGGCCGGAGTTGTATGAGTGTTATGACGAGATTTTTCAGATATTTCGTGATGCGGTTGTTTTTTTCATATATCGGAATATCCGGGAAGTTGCTTCTTCGTATCAGGGACGCGTTACTGAAAGGAATAATTGGCCGGCCGACAAGAACTTCCGTGCTGCGGTGATGGAGTGGAACCGTTCCTTGTTTTTGACCAGAGAGGCCATCAGGAAGGGATACAATATAAAATGTGTGGATTATGAAAGTGTATTCTTGAACCATGACAGACTGAACGTGATTTTTTCGACGCTGGGATTGGTGCTCGATGCCGACGGATGGGAGAGGGCCAATGCAGTCATTGCCAGGTCGGAGCAGCTGAACAAAGAAAGGGTAAACCTGCTCAGCGCTGACGAAGAGGATTTCGTTGCAGAGAACGCCAAGGAGTTTCTGGTAAGGGATATCGAAAAATCCAACATACTCAGACTGTAA
- a CDS encoding glycosyltransferase, whose product MNEPEVLTVNLGASVKPADPVAVKASAGHDAPGQEQDHAAEGAAAQFSGALDSCGPRMITGWLCDRNNPAARIEFEVLADGVQAARGVAERFRKDLLDAGIGDGKHSFSILIPEVMLDGKSRSVEVRELHTGYQLIGSPVTFEGVRAVRGEIVLDGTALVGYARLDDATTDVSTVEVFEDGKSLATGTGWYDSAEAGRVRFHVPLPASVFDGRPHGFLVRLVGEPVALGTAALIMPYQATPEEALLRYAREGMKPTLAMAAGFRYQALTRSLEVLPARVADQAELGLRIAQLQRAHAKLVRGFSETDRDFDPLVFPPEAAPRVSIVIPMHNKFHVTYHCLLSLLVAPNEASFELILVDDGSSDDTTRIPELVQGVQYLRNEDAVGFVRACNRGGSQARGEYIVMLNNDTEVTPGWLDELLWAFEHFDGVGMTGAKLLYPDGTLQEAGGIVWSSGNPWNYGRRANPHDPRFCYARQTDYLSGACVMLPISLWNEIGGFSETYVPAYFEDTDLAFQVRERGYKTVYVPYAQIIHFEGVSSGTSVTSGMKRFQEINRPKFKSRWIAACRNNGKEGVDLELHKDRNVEFRALVIDAETPMPDQNAGSYAAIQEMRMLQALGFKCTFVAQNMAYMGRYTDDLQRMGIETVYAPFAVSVNELIERRGAEFDLIYITRYYVARECVDHIRRHAPDARIVLMNADLHFLRELRAALNSGNPEAIARAVETRDSELETMRKVDLVLSYTDVEKAVILSHNLDSTKVAKCPWVCETVAAVAPFPSRRDVAFLGGYNHAPNLEAVEWFVREVMPALRAALPGVRLRLYGSNAPKALRTLSAEHDDVVLEGWVADVAEVYSTCRVFIAPLQSGAGIKGKVIGALAQGVPCVLSPVAAEGIAFGDGVEAVVARTPADWVDAIRRLHEDASAWAAMSQRAHRFAAQHYDMKSGVADMQAALQEAEIFTTTDNRTLACR is encoded by the coding sequence ATGAACGAACCAGAAGTCTTGACCGTGAATCTTGGTGCCAGCGTGAAGCCGGCAGATCCGGTTGCAGTGAAGGCGTCTGCAGGGCACGACGCACCTGGCCAGGAGCAGGACCATGCCGCCGAGGGCGCAGCGGCGCAGTTCAGCGGTGCTCTGGACAGTTGCGGACCACGGATGATCACGGGCTGGCTGTGTGATCGCAACAACCCTGCGGCGCGCATCGAATTCGAAGTGCTGGCCGATGGCGTGCAGGCAGCACGCGGTGTAGCCGAACGGTTTCGCAAGGATCTGCTCGACGCAGGCATAGGTGACGGCAAGCACAGTTTCAGCATCCTGATTCCCGAAGTGATGCTCGATGGCAAGTCGCGATCGGTCGAGGTGCGGGAACTCCACACGGGTTACCAGTTGATCGGCTCACCGGTGACGTTCGAGGGTGTACGTGCGGTGCGTGGCGAGATTGTGCTCGACGGCACGGCACTGGTCGGCTACGCCAGGCTGGACGACGCGACGACCGACGTGTCGACCGTGGAAGTGTTCGAGGACGGCAAGTCGCTGGCCACCGGTACCGGCTGGTACGACAGCGCCGAGGCAGGTCGGGTGCGTTTCCATGTGCCTCTTCCGGCCAGCGTCTTCGATGGACGTCCGCACGGGTTCCTGGTGCGGCTCGTCGGCGAGCCGGTCGCGCTGGGGACGGCGGCGCTGATCATGCCGTACCAGGCGACACCGGAAGAGGCGTTGCTGCGTTACGCGCGCGAGGGCATGAAGCCGACGCTGGCGATGGCCGCCGGCTTTCGCTACCAGGCGCTGACCCGCTCGCTGGAGGTGCTGCCTGCACGCGTCGCAGACCAGGCCGAGCTCGGTTTGCGTATCGCGCAGCTGCAGCGTGCGCACGCAAAACTGGTACGCGGTTTCAGCGAAACCGACCGTGACTTCGATCCCCTGGTGTTTCCGCCCGAGGCGGCTCCACGGGTTTCGATCGTGATCCCGATGCACAACAAGTTTCACGTCACCTACCACTGCCTGCTGTCGCTGCTGGTGGCGCCCAACGAGGCGAGTTTCGAGCTGATCCTCGTCGATGACGGATCGAGCGACGACACCACGCGCATTCCCGAACTGGTGCAGGGCGTGCAGTACCTGCGCAACGAGGATGCCGTCGGCTTCGTGCGCGCGTGCAACCGCGGTGGATCGCAGGCGCGCGGCGAATATATCGTGATGTTGAACAACGACACCGAGGTGACGCCGGGTTGGCTCGACGAGCTGTTGTGGGCCTTCGAGCACTTCGACGGCGTGGGCATGACGGGAGCGAAACTCCTGTACCCCGATGGCACGCTGCAGGAAGCGGGAGGCATCGTCTGGAGCAGCGGCAACCCGTGGAACTACGGTCGTCGTGCCAATCCACACGATCCACGCTTCTGCTATGCGCGTCAGACGGATTATCTGTCGGGCGCGTGCGTGATGCTTCCGATCTCGTTATGGAACGAGATCGGTGGTTTCAGCGAGACGTACGTCCCCGCGTATTTCGAGGATACCGATCTCGCATTCCAGGTGCGTGAACGCGGTTACAAGACGGTGTACGTGCCTTACGCGCAGATCATCCATTTCGAGGGTGTCAGCAGCGGAACCAGCGTGACTTCCGGCATGAAGCGCTTCCAGGAAATCAACCGGCCGAAGTTCAAGAGCCGCTGGATCGCTGCGTGCCGCAACAACGGCAAGGAGGGTGTGGACCTCGAGTTGCACAAGGACCGCAACGTCGAGTTCCGTGCGCTGGTGATCGATGCCGAGACACCGATGCCCGACCAGAACGCCGGCAGCTATGCGGCGATCCAGGAAATGCGCATGCTGCAGGCGTTGGGCTTCAAGTGCACCTTCGTCGCCCAGAACATGGCGTACATGGGGCGCTATACGGACGATCTGCAGCGCATGGGTATCGAGACTGTCTACGCGCCGTTCGCCGTCAGCGTCAACGAGCTCATCGAGCGCCGCGGAGCGGAGTTCGACCTCATCTATATCACGCGCTATTACGTCGCCCGCGAATGCGTCGACCATATCCGCCGGCACGCACCCGATGCCCGGATCGTGCTGATGAATGCAGACCTGCATTTCCTGCGTGAACTCCGGGCCGCACTGAACAGCGGCAACCCGGAAGCCATCGCACGTGCGGTCGAAACACGTGATTCCGAACTTGAAACGATGCGCAAGGTCGATCTGGTGCTGTCGTATACCGATGTCGAGAAGGCAGTGATCCTGTCGCACAACCTCGACTCCACGAAAGTTGCGAAATGTCCCTGGGTGTGTGAAACCGTTGCGGCAGTGGCGCCTTTTCCGTCGCGTCGCGACGTGGCTTTCCTTGGCGGCTACAACCACGCGCCAAACCTCGAGGCAGTCGAATGGTTCGTGCGCGAAGTGATGCCGGCCTTGCGCGCGGCCTTGCCGGGCGTGCGGCTGCGGCTCTACGGCAGCAACGCCCCGAAGGCGCTGCGCACGCTGAGCGCCGAGCACGACGACGTGGTCCTCGAGGGTTGGGTTGCGGACGTCGCGGAGGTCTATTCCACCTGTCGTGTCTTCATCGCACCGCTGCAGAGCGGAGCGGGCATCAAGGGCAAGGTGATCGGTGCGCTGGCACAGGGCGTGCCTTGCGTGTTGTCACCGGTGGCGGCGGAAGGGATCGCGTTTGGTGACGGAGTCGAGGCCGTGGTCGCGCGTACGCCTGCCGACTGGGTGGATGCGATCCGACGCCTGCACGAGGACGCATCGGCCTGGGCGGCGATGTCGCAGCGCGCCCATCGTTTCGCAGCGCAACACTACGACATGAAGAGCGGCGTCGCGGACATGCAGGCGGCGCTGCAGGAAGCAGAGATATTCACCACCACCGACAATCGGACGCTGGCCTGCCGCTGA
- a CDS encoding tetratricopeptide repeat protein, whose product MLILAFHRSLSSSLANWLHHAGLDMGHYLMPPAVSNPEGHHEDMLLVDLHDRLLRMNGTDWRFHDSAPFDPAIRQDLLQRYVEHRTATTAGPWGMKDPRTCLFLPAWRQVLGTQGRYLVLLRHWSGSVQSLYRRHSQALAVGSGNTMLHASFWQQPEQAARMWLACQRRVLALLEHAREQCLVVTQQALLAGLPVIDSINTRFGLALNPQTPSPIRHSLAHDRMEESIRERLSPALLDQLEALWQRLLQAADHRAGNESPCWVPDRSESAQELLQVASTQSATAAPTLLTGNLQRRLKTLADDPALPLDTAHWQQRIEHEARFVPECWELLGRAQLSRGDALGAERHLTRVLLCGRSPAYLFHLLGTCREAELDHEGAEHFHRQAIARNDGNPAFHVHLCRLWLTEGRYEEAEHHLIEALLRHPGKPPLLHALATCLDQQGQTSRAIALLEQQPALPLLLNRQLLALRMKQDPVRAEALQAPLDRASAATAETQRAVIQALASIDDTVARHDLARRIALVWKSLDVAMDPSATRGCGAPASSEND is encoded by the coding sequence ATGCTCATCCTCGCCTTCCATCGCTCGCTCTCATCCTCTCTTGCCAACTGGCTCCATCACGCCGGCCTGGACATGGGGCATTACCTGATGCCGCCGGCCGTCTCCAATCCCGAAGGCCACCATGAAGACATGCTGCTGGTCGACCTGCACGACCGGCTGCTGCGCATGAACGGTACCGACTGGCGCTTTCACGATTCTGCTCCGTTTGACCCAGCGATCCGGCAGGATCTGCTGCAACGCTACGTGGAACATCGCACCGCCACGACAGCCGGCCCGTGGGGCATGAAGGATCCGCGCACCTGCCTGTTCCTGCCCGCCTGGCGACAGGTTCTCGGTACGCAGGGACGCTACCTGGTGCTGCTGCGGCACTGGAGTGGCAGCGTGCAATCGCTTTACCGTCGCCATAGCCAGGCACTGGCAGTCGGGAGTGGCAACACCATGCTGCACGCCAGCTTCTGGCAGCAACCCGAGCAGGCCGCGCGGATGTGGCTTGCCTGCCAGCGCCGCGTGTTGGCGTTACTGGAACACGCCCGTGAGCAATGTCTCGTCGTGACCCAGCAGGCACTGCTCGCCGGGCTGCCGGTCATCGACAGCATCAACACACGATTCGGCCTGGCACTGAACCCGCAAACACCGTCCCCGATTCGCCACTCGCTGGCACACGACCGCATGGAAGAGAGCATCCGCGAACGGCTGTCGCCCGCATTGCTCGATCAGCTCGAAGCGCTGTGGCAACGGTTGCTGCAAGCCGCCGATCATCGCGCCGGGAACGAATCGCCCTGCTGGGTTCCAGACCGGAGCGAATCAGCGCAGGAACTCCTGCAGGTGGCCAGCACGCAATCCGCCACTGCGGCCCCGACGCTTCTCACGGGCAACCTGCAACGACGACTCAAGACGCTTGCCGATGATCCCGCACTGCCGCTCGACACCGCCCACTGGCAGCAGCGGATCGAGCATGAAGCACGCTTCGTCCCGGAATGCTGGGAGCTTCTCGGCCGTGCACAGCTCAGCCGTGGCGACGCATTGGGCGCCGAACGGCATCTGACCCGGGTGCTGCTCTGTGGCCGGTCGCCGGCCTATCTTTTCCACCTGCTCGGCACCTGTCGCGAAGCAGAACTGGATCACGAAGGAGCGGAACACTTCCATCGTCAGGCGATTGCACGCAACGACGGGAATCCTGCTTTCCATGTGCACCTGTGCCGGTTGTGGCTCACCGAAGGGCGCTACGAAGAGGCCGAACATCATTTGATCGAAGCGCTGCTGCGCCATCCTGGCAAACCGCCTCTGCTGCACGCACTCGCCACCTGCCTTGACCAACAGGGCCAGACATCGCGGGCAATCGCATTGCTGGAGCAGCAGCCGGCACTGCCCCTGTTGCTGAACCGCCAACTGCTCGCTCTGCGCATGAAACAGGATCCCGTGCGTGCCGAGGCGCTGCAGGCGCCGCTGGATCGGGCGTCCGCCGCCACTGCCGAAACACAGCGCGCCGTGATACAGGCGCTGGCGAGCATCGATGACACGGTCGCACGTCATGACCTGGCGCGACGCATCGCCCTCGTATGGAAGAGCCTCGACGTTGCCATGGACCCGTCTGCGACTCGGGGCTGCGGCGCACCGGCAAGCAGCGAGAATGATTGA